One Edaphobacter flagellatus genomic region harbors:
- the trxB gene encoding thioredoxin-disulfide reductase has protein sequence MSENTTRDTVILGSGCSGLTAAIYTARANLKPLVLEGHEPGGQLSITTLVENFPGWPEGIQGPELIENMKKQATRFGAELKMAHLHSIDLSKHPYELNIGKETIKTRTIIIASGASARWLNLPSEQALIGHGVSSCATCDGFFFSGKEIAVIGGGDSAMEEALFLTRFATKVTLINRSEKFRASKIMLDRAMAHPQIKFMSSTVVEEVLGVEDKDVKGLKLKNTVTGEESVLPVSAMFLGIGHEPNAKAFAGLMDLDQDGYILTKSNVFTTKNGEVIPGVFACGDIQDRRYRQAITAAGSGCMAALEVEKYLEEHGH, from the coding sequence ATGAGTGAAAACACGACACGTGACACTGTGATTTTGGGGTCCGGCTGCTCCGGACTGACTGCCGCCATCTATACCGCACGCGCCAACCTGAAGCCGCTGGTGCTGGAAGGCCATGAGCCGGGCGGACAACTTTCGATTACGACCCTGGTGGAGAACTTTCCGGGCTGGCCGGAGGGCATCCAGGGGCCGGAGCTGATCGAAAACATGAAGAAGCAGGCGACGCGTTTTGGCGCCGAGCTGAAGATGGCTCACCTGCATTCGATTGATCTGTCGAAGCACCCGTATGAGCTGAACATCGGGAAAGAGACGATCAAGACGCGGACCATTATTATCGCTTCGGGTGCGAGCGCGCGGTGGCTGAACCTGCCGAGCGAGCAGGCCCTGATTGGTCATGGCGTGAGCTCGTGCGCAACGTGCGATGGGTTCTTCTTTTCAGGCAAGGAGATTGCGGTCATCGGCGGAGGCGACTCGGCGATGGAGGAGGCTCTGTTCCTGACACGCTTCGCGACGAAGGTGACGCTGATCAACCGCAGCGAGAAGTTTCGCGCCTCAAAGATCATGCTGGACCGCGCGATGGCGCATCCGCAGATTAAGTTCATGAGCTCAACCGTCGTGGAAGAGGTGCTGGGCGTTGAAGACAAGGACGTGAAAGGCCTGAAGCTGAAGAATACGGTGACGGGCGAGGAGTCCGTGCTGCCCGTCTCGGCGATGTTCCTGGGCATTGGGCATGAACCGAATGCGAAGGCGTTCGCGGGGCTGATGGACCTCGATCAGGACGGCTACATCCTGACGAAGAGCAATGTCTTCACGACGAAGAACGGCGAGGTGATTCCCGGCGTGTTTGCATGCGGAGATATTCAGGACCGGCGGTATCGGCAGGCGATCACGGCTGCGGGATCAGGGTGCATGGCGGCGCTTGAGGTGGAGAAGTATCTGGAAGAGCATGGGCACTGA
- a CDS encoding NAD(P)/FAD-dependent oxidoreductase translates to MASAVGDSVRKRVIVIGGGFAGINAAMHLAKLPVDITLVDRRNHHTFQPLLYQVALAVLSPAEIAQPIRSILRDYRNMEVLMDEAVGFDLSERRVKLKTGAELEYDYLIVATGSTHSYFGRDDWAPLAPGLKTIEDATEIRRRVLLAFELAERQMQEQGSHPPLNFVIVGGGPTGVELAGAISDIARLYMARDFRHIDPASAKVLILEGSPNVLAAYPPDLQKKAVEQLAKLGVAVRTGARVTDIQPGYVMIGDEKLESAVTLWAAGVQASPLGKMLGLPVDRRGCVMVDQFLNPEGHPEIFICGDLAHVEENGKLVPGVAQPAMQMGTYAAKRIGLFLRQETTGDRTGLDIPFHYFDKGDMATIGRKAAVANIKWPFTARWSGLPAWVTWLVVHIFFLIGFRNRIAVFRQWAWTYLTFQDGARLITGSQELPGWDKNWSEEQASRTVDPVDNTFAAPKT, encoded by the coding sequence ATGGCGAGTGCTGTGGGCGATAGCGTGCGCAAGCGGGTGATTGTTATCGGCGGTGGATTTGCGGGCATCAATGCAGCGATGCATCTTGCCAAGCTGCCGGTGGATATTACGCTGGTCGATCGCAGGAACCACCATACCTTTCAGCCGCTGCTCTACCAGGTGGCGCTGGCGGTGCTTTCGCCGGCGGAGATCGCTCAGCCGATTCGCAGCATTCTGCGCGACTATCGCAACATGGAAGTACTCATGGACGAGGCGGTCGGCTTCGACTTGTCTGAACGGCGCGTGAAGCTGAAGACAGGTGCTGAGTTGGAGTATGACTACCTGATTGTGGCCACGGGATCGACGCACTCCTATTTTGGGCGCGATGATTGGGCCCCGCTGGCGCCGGGTTTGAAAACGATAGAAGACGCGACAGAGATACGACGCAGAGTATTGCTGGCATTCGAACTGGCGGAGCGGCAGATGCAGGAGCAAGGCTCGCATCCTCCGCTGAACTTTGTCATTGTTGGCGGCGGCCCGACCGGGGTTGAGCTGGCGGGCGCGATCAGCGATATTGCGCGTCTCTACATGGCTCGCGACTTCAGGCATATCGATCCGGCATCGGCGAAGGTGCTGATCCTTGAAGGATCGCCAAATGTGCTCGCGGCGTATCCGCCTGATCTGCAGAAGAAGGCCGTGGAGCAGCTGGCGAAGCTGGGTGTTGCGGTGCGCACGGGCGCACGCGTGACAGATATTCAGCCCGGGTATGTGATGATTGGCGACGAGAAGCTGGAGTCGGCAGTAACGCTGTGGGCTGCCGGTGTACAGGCTTCGCCTTTGGGCAAGATGCTGGGCTTGCCGGTCGACCGGCGCGGTTGCGTGATGGTGGATCAATTCCTCAATCCAGAGGGGCACCCGGAGATCTTTATCTGCGGCGACCTGGCGCATGTAGAAGAGAACGGCAAATTGGTTCCCGGCGTAGCGCAGCCTGCGATGCAGATGGGAACCTATGCGGCCAAGCGCATTGGGCTGTTCCTTCGCCAGGAGACGACCGGCGACCGCACTGGACTTGATATTCCGTTTCACTACTTTGACAAGGGTGACATGGCGACGATCGGCCGCAAAGCAGCAGTCGCGAATATCAAGTGGCCGTTTACGGCTCGTTGGAGCGGCTTGCCGGCATGGGTGACATGGCTCGTCGTCCATATCTTTTTCCTGATCGGCTTCCGCAATCGCATTGCAGTCTTCCGCCAGTGGGCGTGGACATATCTGACCTTTCAGGATGGCGCGCGTCTGATCACTGGCTCGCAGGAGCTTCCGGGCTGGGATAAGAACTGGAGTGAAGAGCAAGCTTCGCGGACGGTTGATCCTGTCGACAATACCTTCGCGGCACCGAAGACTTAA
- a CDS encoding DUF167 domain-containing protein, which yields MDAASEFARDVADGCTLRVRVHPGAKRDAVTGLHAGAVKIALHAPPVDGKANDTLIAFVAEKVGVPRTKVSLVAGAASRSKTLRIMGRSAAEIQAALSPDANA from the coding sequence ATGGATGCGGCAAGTGAGTTTGCGCGGGATGTTGCGGATGGATGCACATTGCGTGTGCGGGTGCATCCGGGGGCGAAGCGCGATGCTGTGACTGGGCTGCATGCGGGTGCGGTGAAGATTGCGTTGCATGCGCCTCCGGTGGATGGGAAGGCCAATGACACGTTGATCGCGTTTGTGGCGGAGAAGGTGGGTGTGCCGCGCACAAAGGTTTCGCTGGTGGCGGGTGCGGCCAGTCGCAGCAAGACACTGCGCATCATGGGCAGGAGTGCAGCGGAGATACAGGCGGCTCTTTCGCCTGATGCGAATGCTTGA
- a CDS encoding YggS family pyridoxal phosphate-dependent enzyme, whose product MSIAENIARLKEEIAQACAKAGRDAGAVQLMAVSKVHPVEAIVEAYAAGQRLFGENRVQEFQEKSERVAELAGAKFHLIGPLQSNKTNKAAELFDAIDAVDSLKIAQRLETAATALRKRLPVLIEVKLSHEESKHGVGPDELAGLLDAMSGFEFVKAVGLMTVPPWSEDAETARPYFRELRRLRDEAVKRHPAVTQLSMGMSNDFAVAIEEGSTCVRVGTAIFGKRVYAAGA is encoded by the coding sequence ATGAGCATTGCAGAAAACATTGCACGATTGAAAGAGGAGATCGCCCAGGCATGCGCGAAGGCAGGGCGCGATGCGGGCGCGGTGCAGCTGATGGCGGTCAGCAAGGTGCATCCGGTTGAGGCGATTGTGGAGGCCTATGCAGCGGGGCAGCGGCTGTTTGGCGAGAACCGCGTGCAGGAGTTTCAGGAGAAGTCCGAGCGCGTGGCGGAGCTGGCGGGTGCGAAGTTTCACCTGATCGGGCCGCTGCAGTCGAACAAGACAAACAAGGCGGCAGAGTTGTTCGACGCGATCGATGCGGTGGATTCGCTGAAGATTGCGCAGCGGCTGGAGACGGCGGCAACGGCTCTGCGTAAGCGGCTGCCGGTGCTGATTGAAGTGAAGCTAAGCCATGAGGAGTCGAAGCATGGTGTGGGACCGGATGAACTGGCCGGATTGCTGGACGCGATGAGCGGATTCGAGTTTGTGAAGGCGGTTGGGCTGATGACGGTTCCTCCGTGGTCGGAGGATGCGGAGACGGCGCGGCCTTACTTTCGCGAGCTGCGGCGGCTGCGCGATGAGGCGGTGAAACGGCATCCGGCGGTGACGCAGCTTTCGATGGGGATGTCGAATGATTTTGCCGTGGCGATTGAAGAGGGCAGCACCTGCGTGCGTGTGGGGACGGCGATCTTTGGTAAGCGGGTGTATGCGGCAGGTGCCTGA
- a CDS encoding DMT family protein, with translation MWTILLLIGSNIFMTFAWYGHLKYKEVALWKVILVSWSIALFEYCLQVPANRIGARTFTPDQLKVIQEVITLSVFGVFSVFYFGDHLRWNHAVAFCCLIAGAFFMFHKF, from the coding sequence ATGTGGACCATCCTTCTGCTTATCGGCTCGAACATCTTTATGACCTTCGCCTGGTACGGGCACCTCAAGTACAAGGAGGTGGCCTTGTGGAAGGTCATCCTCGTCAGCTGGTCCATCGCGCTTTTTGAGTACTGCCTGCAGGTTCCTGCCAACCGCATCGGCGCACGAACCTTCACGCCCGACCAGCTCAAGGTCATTCAGGAGGTCATCACGCTCTCCGTCTTCGGCGTCTTCTCCGTCTTCTACTTCGGCGACCATCTCCGCTGGAACCACGCCGTAGCCTTCTGCTGCCTCATCGCAGGAGCCTTCTTCATGTTCCACAAGTTTTAG
- a CDS encoding IPT/TIG domain-containing protein — translation MRKPLWIFLFVLAAAGSSAASGPRWVTGPPYFSRPGWPIFWYTDSPQYFTDPGDLSPYVNHTAADAIVAAAADVWNVPVSRLTLAYGGSLAQHVSSANVYPDTNGIVFPADVQSSNYQAKQIAVIYDSDGSVTDTLLGQGASSPGSCRQNAVTESVDSFSTDGYIRHAILILNGRCTGPAPEQQLQLQYQLMRAFGRVIGLAWSQTNDNVFTGNPSPTYQQALYWPVMHPIDVICGPYTYQCMPQPFTLRDDDVSGLALLYPVQSSPAPGKTLTFARGSQVNGTISFPNGQGMQGVNVVVHRLEPFWNYPETWESVSSVSGYLYTRNGGNPVSGPPSGSATAGMGLAWAPLEGQFNLYRIPLYDWEGWQNFVIQTQPINPLYVGSFAVGPYTSNSVAPSGSLLNDHIWLVRPGDFYIYNSTTADAANGCDSSGDGTERAPAPVPSTGWWTGNLCSYGHAAWSAMTVRQNRSWTLEVTAQDESGSPSTAKMLPIIGVWNTSDTIGTRPTVAAAPQAFSSLSSGMTSLAVPGAASQQQLRLVIADQRGDGRPDYAYQARVLYADSVAPATVPAGGGAVTITGMGFRPGNTVTINGIAASVTSWTANSITAMAPALHASTAITADVAVRDTLTGATSTMSGALAYAAPQPALVLFSAPQGQAFTGVAATPAFVVQAIAADGVTPMAGVAVNLSTAGGQARFDVCGAVVCTVLTDATGKVSSTVTPLTAGTMTLSAVSSVGSVASNLTAIAHVQTVTALDAALYLAEGAQVQWTPQVMVADNATTAAGVPVVWSAVTDGLSFSPGVSSVDGQSMARTTVLAGPIAGGVSVAGTACAWTTICAGFNVYGVAPNALALQVVSGTGQSVVAGVSLSPVVMRVVDPAGHSVAGAPVSIHQAVQPWTLPCPEQGRCPIAPILNATSSAQISAIDGTVTIAPLDLAGQPEVTQIVVSTGTQGFVSLSLQRQP, via the coding sequence ATGAGGAAGCCTCTATGGATCTTCCTGTTTGTTCTTGCTGCCGCAGGCAGCAGCGCCGCAAGCGGCCCTCGCTGGGTGACTGGTCCGCCGTACTTCAGCCGTCCAGGTTGGCCGATCTTCTGGTACACCGATAGCCCACAGTACTTCACCGATCCCGGCGATCTGAGCCCGTATGTCAACCACACCGCGGCCGATGCGATCGTAGCGGCCGCCGCTGATGTGTGGAACGTTCCGGTCTCCCGGCTGACGCTGGCATACGGAGGCTCTCTCGCTCAGCACGTAAGTTCAGCCAATGTCTATCCGGATACCAACGGCATCGTCTTTCCGGCCGATGTGCAGTCGTCCAACTATCAGGCAAAACAGATTGCCGTCATCTACGACAGCGACGGCTCGGTGACGGATACCCTGCTGGGACAGGGAGCCAGCAGTCCTGGAAGTTGCAGGCAGAATGCAGTCACCGAGAGCGTGGATTCGTTCAGCACGGACGGCTATATCCGGCATGCGATCCTCATCCTGAATGGCCGTTGCACAGGACCTGCTCCGGAGCAGCAGCTGCAGCTGCAGTATCAACTCATGCGCGCCTTCGGACGCGTGATCGGGCTGGCATGGTCGCAGACCAACGATAACGTCTTTACAGGCAATCCAAGCCCGACGTATCAACAGGCGCTGTACTGGCCTGTGATGCATCCGATTGACGTGATCTGCGGGCCATATACCTATCAGTGCATGCCGCAGCCGTTTACGCTGCGCGACGACGATGTCTCGGGGCTCGCGCTGCTTTATCCCGTGCAAAGCTCTCCGGCGCCGGGAAAGACGCTCACCTTCGCGCGCGGGAGTCAGGTCAATGGCACGATCTCGTTTCCGAATGGTCAGGGCATGCAGGGCGTAAATGTCGTGGTTCATCGGCTGGAGCCTTTCTGGAACTATCCAGAGACGTGGGAGTCGGTCTCCTCGGTGTCGGGCTATCTCTACACGCGTAACGGAGGCAATCCGGTATCCGGACCTCCATCCGGATCAGCGACGGCAGGCATGGGACTGGCGTGGGCTCCGCTTGAGGGACAGTTCAATCTCTACCGGATTCCCCTGTATGACTGGGAAGGGTGGCAGAACTTTGTCATCCAGACACAGCCTATAAACCCGCTCTACGTGGGAAGCTTCGCGGTTGGGCCCTATACCTCGAACTCGGTCGCTCCTTCGGGAAGCTTGCTGAATGACCACATTTGGCTGGTGAGGCCGGGCGACTTTTACATTTACAACAGTACGACCGCAGATGCGGCGAACGGGTGCGACAGCTCTGGCGATGGAACGGAGAGGGCGCCAGCACCGGTTCCCTCAACCGGTTGGTGGACGGGAAACCTGTGTTCCTATGGCCACGCGGCATGGTCGGCGATGACGGTGCGGCAGAATCGCAGCTGGACGCTGGAGGTCACAGCTCAGGACGAGAGCGGCTCGCCTTCGACTGCTAAGATGCTCCCCATCATCGGAGTGTGGAATACATCGGACACCATCGGCACGCGCCCTACGGTTGCCGCTGCTCCACAGGCATTCAGCAGTCTGTCGAGCGGCATGACGAGCCTTGCGGTTCCAGGTGCGGCATCACAGCAGCAGCTTCGCCTTGTGATTGCCGACCAGCGCGGCGATGGACGGCCCGACTACGCCTACCAGGCGCGAGTGTTATATGCAGACTCTGTTGCACCGGCGACGGTCCCAGCGGGTGGCGGAGCGGTCACGATCACGGGCATGGGTTTCAGGCCGGGTAATACGGTCACGATCAACGGCATCGCGGCGAGCGTTACAAGCTGGACCGCGAACAGCATCACGGCGATGGCGCCTGCGCTTCATGCTTCGACAGCGATCACAGCCGACGTTGCGGTACGTGACACGTTGACGGGCGCAACCTCGACGATGAGCGGAGCGCTTGCCTATGCGGCGCCGCAACCTGCGTTGGTGCTGTTCTCAGCGCCGCAGGGACAGGCGTTTACTGGAGTGGCAGCAACGCCTGCGTTTGTGGTGCAGGCAATCGCGGCCGATGGTGTCACGCCGATGGCTGGAGTAGCTGTGAACCTGTCGACAGCAGGTGGTCAGGCACGATTTGATGTGTGTGGTGCGGTCGTGTGCACCGTGCTGACAGACGCGACAGGGAAGGTATCGAGCACGGTCACTCCGCTAACGGCGGGGACGATGACACTTTCGGCTGTGAGCAGCGTGGGAAGCGTTGCGTCGAATCTGACTGCCATCGCGCACGTGCAGACGGTGACGGCTTTGGATGCGGCGCTCTACCTTGCGGAAGGGGCGCAGGTGCAATGGACGCCTCAGGTCATGGTCGCCGACAATGCAACGACGGCTGCAGGCGTGCCCGTCGTGTGGAGCGCGGTTACGGACGGGCTGTCCTTTTCGCCAGGCGTCTCCAGCGTGGATGGGCAATCGATGGCACGGACGACGGTTCTCGCCGGACCGATTGCCGGAGGCGTCAGCGTCGCAGGTACAGCATGTGCATGGACGACGATATGCGCTGGTTTCAACGTTTATGGCGTTGCGCCGAATGCGTTGGCGCTTCAAGTAGTGAGTGGCACAGGGCAATCCGTCGTAGCGGGAGTTTCGCTGAGTCCCGTTGTGATGCGAGTGGTAGACCCAGCCGGGCATTCCGTTGCTGGTGCGCCGGTCAGTATTCATCAGGCCGTACAGCCATGGACGCTGCCATGTCCCGAGCAGGGCCGGTGCCCGATTGCTCCGATATTGAATGCAACCAGCTCTGCTCAGATCTCTGCGATCGATGGCACTGTGACGATTGCTCCGCTCGATCTTGCAGGGCAGCCAGAGGTGACACAGATAGTCGTCTCTACGGGGACGCAGGGATTTGTCTCCCTCTCGCTGCAGAGACAGCCGTGA
- a CDS encoding allantoinase codes for MANLTLVYGMRLLPADEIARVGDAPIELKNGNQAQVTMHVLEGSREQIEAQLRMSLDAFFDFYPEI; via the coding sequence ATGGCAAATCTAACGCTGGTTTATGGAATGCGGCTCCTGCCCGCAGACGAGATCGCCCGAGTCGGCGATGCGCCGATCGAGCTCAAGAACGGCAATCAGGCCCAGGTAACAATGCATGTGCTCGAAGGCAGCCGCGAGCAGATCGAAGCCCAGCTGCGCATGAGCCTCGATGCTTTCTTCGATTTTTATCCGGAGATCTAA